From Pseudomonas arsenicoxydans:
GTGTGGCTGGCGAGCGGCATCGGGATGTTTGTGGTGGGCTGGGCGATCCAGTTTGTCGGTCACCACTATGAAGGGCGCAAACCGGCGTTCGTCGATGACGTGACGGGGTTGATCGTCGGGCCGTTGTTCGTGGTGGTCGAGTTGGCGTTTTTGCTGGGATTGCGTCGGGATCTGAAAGAGCAGATCGAGGCGCGAGTGGGTGGGGTGCGTTTGCGTCAGAAAAACGCAGCGGCGTAGATCGCAATGCTTGATCGTTCCCACGCTCTGCGTGGGAATGCATACCGTGACGCTCTGCGTCACTGGACGCAGAGCGTCCCTTGAGGCATTCCCACGCAGAGCGTGGGAACGATCAGCTGGGCTGGGGCTGAGTTAAATATTGGCGAGTTTTTGCCAGACCTTGGGCTTGAAGAACAGCGTCTCGCCCTTCGCCAGACCGATCAGGCTGTCGTGGTCCTTCACCACTTCAGCTTCGATCAGTTCGCTCTGGCCTTCGACTTTCAACGTCACCCGCGTCGTCGCGCCCAACGGACGGATATCACGCACTTCGGCCGCATGGTGATCCTCCAGCTCATGACGCGACAGCGACACTTCGTGCGGGCGGAACAGTACGTGGTTGTCTTCACCCAGATGCAGCCGGTTCGAGTCACCCAGGAAGTGATAAACGAAATCGCTGGCCGGGTTTTCGTAGACGTCGCCCGGTGAGCCAATCTGTTCGATCACGCCTTTGTTCATCACCACGATCCGGTCGGCCACTTCCATGGCTTCTTCCTGGTCATGGGTCACGAATACCGACGTCAGGTTGATGTCTTCGTGCAACCGCGCCAGCCAGCGACGCAGCTCCTTGCGAACCTTGGCATCGAGCGCACCAAAGGGCTCGTCGAGCAGCAGGACTTTCGGTTCCACCGCCAAGGCACGCGCCAAGGCAATACGCTGGCG
This genomic window contains:
- a CDS encoding sulfate/molybdate ABC transporter ATP-binding protein: MSIEVRNVSKNFNAFKALDNISLDIQSGELVALLGPSGCGKTTLLRIIAGLETPDQGSIVFHGEDVSGHDVRDRNVGFVFQHYALFRHMTVFDNVAFGLRMKPKNQRPSESQIAVKVHELLNMVQLDWLSDRYPEQLSGGQRQRIALARALAVEPKVLLLDEPFGALDAKVRKELRRWLARLHEDINLTSVFVTHDQEEAMEVADRIVVMNKGVIEQIGSPGDVYENPASDFVYHFLGDSNRLHLGEDNHVLFRPHEVSLSRHELEDHHAAEVRDIRPLGATTRVTLKVEGQSELIEAEVVKDHDSLIGLAKGETLFFKPKVWQKLANI